The following are encoded together in the Pseudomonas maumuensis genome:
- a CDS encoding CreA family protein yields the protein MQVLKGLIAAAALALPMLAGAEEIGQVSTVFKFVGPNDRIVVEAFDDPKVDGVTCYLSRAKTGGLKGGLGLAEDRAEASIACRQVGPIQFKGELKDGEEVFKERTSLVFKTMQVVRFLDKKRNTLVYLVYSDRVIEGSPQNAVTAIPIVPWAQQ from the coding sequence ATGCAAGTGCTTAAAGGATTGATTGCCGCCGCCGCGCTGGCACTGCCGATGCTGGCCGGGGCCGAGGAAATCGGCCAGGTTTCCACCGTGTTCAAGTTCGTCGGGCCGAATGATCGCATCGTCGTCGAGGCGTTCGACGACCCGAAGGTCGATGGCGTGACTTGTTACCTGTCGCGAGCCAAGACCGGTGGCCTGAAAGGTGGGTTGGGTCTGGCCGAGGACCGTGCCGAGGCGTCGATTGCCTGCCGTCAGGTTGGGCCGATCCAGTTCAAGGGTGAACTCAAGGATGGCGAGGAGGTGTTCAAGGAACGCACCTCGCTGGTGTTCAAGACCATGCAGGTGGTGCGTTTTCTCGACAAGAAGCGCAACACGTTGGTGTACCTGGTGTACAGCGACCGCGTGATCGAAGGTAGCCCGCAGAATGCGGTGACGGCGATTCCGATTGTGCCGTGGGCACAGCAATAA
- the mksF gene encoding Mks condensin complex protein MksF produces MSQERYGIRRFALLNTAGYSLGLFPLEHPLSVYGANNLGKSASINALQFPILARMSDMSFGKYSLEQSRRFYFASDTSYILTELNLPHGPHVIGVVGRGPGGGFGHQFFAYQGELDLAHYQKDDTCLRQKELFTNLERHGLKAYELKPDELRRLLVGGHTSVPLDLTLIPLRSTSEQSLKTFRALFINLLHMREITAAKLKQLFLDAFEHSLRSGSVDYIAACEEAFRDVRRMEGDYNALVAAGPLVEALAGGVAQRDILRGKLHRISPLLDNLLGTWQEYAMARKEELVIQSEHYRGEQDRLQNDQRGGTQELMRLEREITGIQRWLGELSVLKHRFALVTDVKTLEQQLLAAKDAHDELAGALAQSRQFSAEDLDERVRDLEKRVKAVKQQLDHADNNSYARLREEFSQQDVDRLMRLFNGALFSLPMGERGIELDDSDVWVKTLEGVLDRFKGERFEVPGLSIDISHIDPPALQALADRAALRDQKERLEKELKQLKTQQAVALDRAASKAQTEALYQQVLDAQKALEDFRRTETLAAEEPEKMEQLGQLEAAQDELKRSSDAFTERVQQLSAKLQLVGRQIADLEAKQRTLEDALRRRQLLPADLPFGTPFMEAIDDSMDNLLPLLNDYQDSWQALQRVDNQIEALYAQVRLKGVAKFDSEDDMERRLQLLINAYSHRTEEALTLAKARRAAVTDIARTLRNIRSDYDSLEHQLALFNREINKRQVSNLESFRVVLAPNKEALKHIDQIIHSAGQYEEGETLSVFDLTQSAEQDHKNEEAKEYLARLVAANHNQLGLKDLFELAFEITKINSQPVIHADIDGAASNGTTMTIKALTNMYLLLHLMDRDLAGRIRLPYYLDEAADIDERNQAALLETSQQLGFVPILASVKPQVSARVAIDLEGGSGPNGIYIDEADWKYISRRDEVKAIVREDEAEELA; encoded by the coding sequence ATGAGCCAGGAACGCTACGGCATCCGCCGCTTCGCACTGCTCAACACCGCCGGCTACAGCCTCGGCCTGTTCCCCCTGGAACACCCGCTGTCGGTCTACGGCGCCAACAACCTGGGTAAATCGGCGTCGATCAACGCCCTGCAGTTCCCGATCCTGGCGCGCATGTCCGACATGAGCTTCGGCAAGTACAGCCTGGAGCAGTCGCGGCGCTTCTACTTCGCCAGCGACACCAGCTACATCCTCACCGAACTGAACCTGCCCCACGGCCCGCACGTGATCGGCGTGGTCGGCCGCGGGCCGGGTGGCGGCTTCGGCCACCAGTTCTTCGCCTACCAGGGCGAGCTGGACCTGGCCCACTACCAGAAAGACGACACCTGCCTGCGCCAGAAAGAGCTGTTCACCAACCTCGAGCGCCATGGCCTCAAGGCCTACGAGCTCAAGCCGGACGAACTGCGCCGGCTGCTGGTCGGCGGCCACACCTCGGTGCCGCTGGACCTGACCCTGATCCCGCTGCGCTCGACCAGCGAGCAGAGCCTGAAGACCTTCCGCGCGCTGTTCATCAACCTGCTGCACATGCGCGAAATCACCGCCGCCAAGCTCAAGCAGCTGTTCCTCGACGCCTTCGAACACAGCCTGCGTTCAGGTAGCGTCGACTACATCGCCGCCTGCGAAGAGGCCTTCCGCGACGTGCGCCGCATGGAGGGCGACTACAACGCCCTGGTGGCTGCCGGCCCGCTGGTCGAGGCCCTGGCCGGCGGCGTGGCCCAGCGCGACATCCTGCGCGGCAAGCTGCACCGCATCTCGCCACTGCTCGATAACCTGCTGGGCACCTGGCAGGAATACGCCATGGCGCGCAAGGAAGAGCTGGTAATCCAATCCGAGCACTACCGTGGCGAGCAGGACCGCCTGCAGAACGACCAGCGCGGCGGTACCCAGGAGCTGATGCGTCTGGAGCGCGAGATCACCGGTATCCAGCGCTGGCTGGGTGAGCTGTCGGTGCTCAAGCACCGCTTCGCCCTGGTCACCGACGTCAAGACCCTGGAACAGCAACTGCTGGCCGCCAAGGACGCCCACGACGAACTGGCCGGCGCCCTGGCCCAGTCGCGGCAGTTCTCCGCCGAAGACCTCGACGAGCGCGTGCGCGACCTTGAGAAGCGTGTGAAGGCGGTCAAGCAGCAGCTCGACCACGCCGACAACAACAGCTACGCCCGCCTGCGCGAGGAGTTCTCGCAGCAGGACGTGGACCGCCTGATGCGCCTGTTCAACGGCGCGCTGTTCAGCCTGCCGATGGGTGAGCGCGGCATCGAGCTGGACGACAGCGACGTCTGGGTGAAAACCCTGGAAGGCGTGCTCGACCGCTTCAAGGGCGAGCGCTTCGAAGTGCCGGGCCTGTCCATCGACATCTCGCACATCGACCCACCCGCGCTGCAGGCACTGGCCGACCGCGCCGCCCTGCGCGACCAGAAAGAGCGCCTGGAGAAGGAGCTCAAGCAGCTCAAGACCCAGCAGGCCGTGGCCCTCGACCGCGCCGCGAGCAAGGCGCAGACCGAGGCGCTGTACCAGCAGGTGCTGGATGCGCAGAAGGCCCTGGAAGACTTCCGCCGCACCGAGACCCTGGCCGCCGAAGAGCCGGAAAAAATGGAGCAACTGGGCCAGCTGGAAGCCGCCCAGGACGAGCTCAAGCGCTCCAGCGACGCCTTCACCGAGCGCGTCCAGCAGCTGTCGGCCAAGCTGCAACTGGTGGGCCGGCAGATCGCCGACCTCGAAGCCAAGCAGCGCACCCTGGAAGACGCCCTGCGCCGTCGCCAGCTGCTGCCGGCCGACCTGCCGTTCGGCACGCCGTTCATGGAAGCCATCGACGACTCCATGGACAACCTGCTGCCGCTGCTCAACGACTACCAGGACAGCTGGCAGGCCCTGCAGCGCGTGGACAACCAGATCGAGGCGCTGTACGCCCAGGTGCGCCTGAAGGGCGTGGCCAAGTTCGACAGCGAAGACGACATGGAGCGCCGCCTGCAGCTGCTGATCAACGCCTACTCGCACCGCACCGAGGAAGCGCTGACCCTGGCCAAGGCCCGCCGCGCAGCAGTCACCGACATCGCCCGGACCCTGCGCAACATCCGCAGCGACTACGACAGCCTCGAGCACCAGCTGGCGCTGTTCAACCGCGAGATCAACAAGCGCCAGGTGTCGAACCTGGAGAGCTTCCGCGTGGTGCTGGCACCGAACAAGGAAGCGCTCAAGCACATCGACCAGATCATCCACAGCGCCGGCCAGTACGAGGAAGGCGAGACCCTGTCGGTATTCGACCTGACCCAGAGCGCCGAGCAGGATCACAAGAACGAAGAGGCCAAGGAGTACCTGGCGCGGCTGGTGGCGGCCAACCACAACCAGCTGGGCCTGAAGGACCTGTTCGAACTGGCCTTCGAGATCACCAAGATCAACAGCCAGCCGGTGATCCACGCCGACATCGATGGCGCCGCGTCCAACGGCACCACCATGACCATCAAGGCGCTGACCAACATGTATTTGTTGCTGCACCTGATGGACCGCGACCTGGCCGGGCGCATTCGCCTGCCGTACTACCTCGACGAGGCGGCGGACATCGACGAACGCAACCAGGCGGCGTTGCTGGAAACCAGCCAGCAGCTGGGCTTCGTGCCGATCCTGGCGAGCGTGAAGCCGCAGGTGTCGGCGCGGGTGGCAATCGACCTGGAAGGTGGCAGCGGGCCGAACGGCATCTACATCGACGAGGCGGACTGGAAGTACATCAGCCGTCGCGACGAGGTGAAGGCGATCGTGCGTGAGGATGAGGCCGAAGAGTTGGCCTGA
- a CDS encoding TIGR00645 family protein, with protein MERILENAMYASRWLLAPIYFGLSLGLLALALKFFQEIIHVLPNVFTLAEADLILVILSLIDMSLVGGLLVMVMISGYENFVSQLDIDESKEKLNWLGKMDSSSLKMKVAASIVAISSIHLLRVFMDAQNISTDYLMWYVIIHMTFVISAFVMGYLDRITKH; from the coding sequence ATGGAACGTATCCTCGAAAACGCGATGTATGCCTCGCGCTGGCTGCTCGCCCCGATCTACTTCGGCCTCTCGCTGGGCCTGCTGGCACTGGCCCTGAAGTTCTTCCAGGAAATCATCCATGTCCTGCCCAACGTCTTCACCCTCGCCGAAGCCGACCTGATCCTGGTGATCCTGTCGCTGATCGACATGTCGCTGGTTGGCGGCCTGCTGGTGATGGTGATGATCTCCGGTTACGAGAACTTCGTCTCGCAACTGGACATCGACGAGAGCAAGGAAAAGCTCAACTGGCTGGGCAAGATGGATTCCTCGTCGCTGAAGATGAAGGTCGCCGCGTCGATCGTCGCCATTTCCTCGATCCACCTGCTGCGGGTGTTCATGGATGCGCAGAACATCTCCACCGACTACCTGATGTGGTACGTGATCATCCACATGACCTTCGTCATTTCGGCATTCGTCATGGGTTACCTGGATCGCATCACCAAGCACTGA
- the mksE gene encoding Mks condensin complex protein MksE — MHLDLSELSQLAPIFRELFKGFHVSRRDPELYAQLSNFQDQYRTLFKALGFELVCDTRGFYYFVPEQAAAQVNKTAQRLSLFTFILVEHLADQGRDPMAVLDGGSIGRDELPSLLDKYRDLFLQAEVQTVDELEEKIMRRMSQLGFAHEEGGIYRFLPPMHRFLDVCLSVQQDRDLAATLHSDLPLPVPVLVVEETPEELNRTDDPLDLTPFDGEESEEDALARAIREEQQEIDA, encoded by the coding sequence ATGCATCTTGATCTTTCCGAACTGTCCCAGCTCGCGCCGATCTTCCGCGAGCTGTTCAAGGGCTTCCACGTCAGCCGCCGCGACCCGGAGCTGTACGCCCAGCTGTCGAACTTCCAGGACCAGTACCGCACCCTGTTCAAGGCCCTGGGCTTCGAGCTGGTGTGCGATACCCGCGGCTTCTACTACTTCGTCCCCGAGCAAGCCGCCGCGCAGGTCAACAAGACCGCCCAGCGCCTGTCGCTGTTCACCTTCATCCTGGTCGAGCACCTCGCCGACCAGGGGCGCGACCCGATGGCCGTGCTCGACGGTGGCAGCATCGGCCGTGACGAACTGCCGTCACTGCTGGACAAGTACCGCGACCTGTTCCTGCAGGCCGAAGTGCAGACCGTCGACGAGCTCGAAGAAAAGATCATGCGCCGCATGAGCCAGCTCGGCTTTGCCCATGAGGAAGGCGGCATCTACCGCTTCCTGCCGCCGATGCACCGCTTCCTCGATGTCTGCCTGTCGGTCCAGCAGGACCGCGACCTGGCCGCCACCCTGCACAGCGACCTGCCGCTGCCGGTACCCGTGCTGGTGGTGGAAGAGACGCCCGAAGAACTCAACCGCACCGACGACCCGCTCGACCTCACCCCGTTCGATGGCGAGGAAAGCGAAGAGGATGCCCTGGCCCGGGCGATCCGCGAAGAGCAACAGGAGATTGACGCATGA
- a CDS encoding PA4570 family protein, which yields MTYLIDAWLDRPHPYLRILHRETGEVCAVLEEDALDELRDQGDLDLMGLNSSEPGVLKELVRNLFLFCYARALRPGGTDWN from the coding sequence ATGACCTATCTGATCGACGCCTGGCTCGACCGCCCCCACCCTTACCTGCGCATCCTGCATCGCGAGACTGGCGAAGTCTGCGCCGTGCTCGAGGAAGACGCGCTCGATGAACTGCGCGACCAGGGCGACCTGGACCTTATGGGACTGAATTCGAGTGAGCCGGGAGTGCTCAAGGAGCTGGTGAGGAACCTGTTCCTGTTCTGCTATGCGCGGGCATTGCGCCCGGGGGGAACGGATTGGAACTGA
- a CDS encoding DUF6482 family protein, translating to MNLHQLNTEARAGHVDELNLIAIEGGDYLLEARVKGRAHPLDDPRGQRLRVHSVEDARLLLQSIPLLSLNLVHWSVQDEMCGMGTHPEEDLKVPISQRSAW from the coding sequence ATGAACCTGCATCAGCTCAACACCGAGGCCAGGGCTGGCCATGTCGACGAACTCAACCTGATCGCCATCGAAGGCGGTGATTACCTGCTCGAGGCCCGGGTCAAGGGCCGCGCCCACCCACTCGACGACCCGCGTGGTCAACGCTTGCGCGTGCATTCGGTCGAGGATGCGCGCCTGCTTCTGCAATCGATCCCCTTGCTGTCGCTGAACCTGGTGCACTGGTCCGTGCAGGACGAGATGTGCGGCATGGGCACGCACCCGGAAGAAGACCTCAAAGTACCGATCTCCCAGCGTTCGGCCTGGTAG
- the rpmA gene encoding 50S ribosomal protein L27: MAHKKAGGSTRNGRDSESKRLGVKMYGGQVIKPGNIIVRQRGTEFHAGYGVGMGKDHTLFAKIEGVIKFEKKGEFMRRYVSIVAA; this comes from the coding sequence ATGGCTCACAAGAAGGCTGGTGGTAGTACTCGTAACGGTCGCGACTCAGAATCGAAACGCCTTGGCGTGAAGATGTATGGCGGTCAGGTCATCAAGCCTGGCAACATCATCGTCCGTCAGCGCGGCACCGAATTCCACGCTGGCTACGGCGTTGGCATGGGCAAGGATCACACCCTGTTCGCCAAGATCGAAGGCGTGATCAAGTTCGAGAAGAAAGGCGAGTTCATGCGCCGTTACGTGAGCATCGTCGCCGCTTAA
- a CDS encoding polyprenyl synthetase family protein produces the protein MQPQTFYRAVADDFSAVDEIIKKQLTSRVPLVSKIGDYITSAGGKRLRPLLVLLCGKALGREGDDLRLLAATIEFLHTATLLHDDVVDMSGMRRGRSTANALWGNAPSVLVGDFLYSRSFEMMVELGSMPVMQILSKATRVIAEGEVLQLSRVRDASTTEEIYMEVIRGKTAMLFEASTHSAAALAGATDAQREALRTFGDHLGVAFQLVDDLLDYKGDSETLGKNVGDDLAEGKPTLPLIYTMREGTAEQAALVRQAIQKGGLEDLEQIRIAVEASGALDYTAQMARDYVARAIACLEVLPASEYRDALVELSEFAVARTH, from the coding sequence ATGCAACCCCAAACCTTCTACCGCGCGGTAGCTGATGACTTCAGCGCCGTCGACGAGATCATCAAGAAGCAGCTGACCTCGCGCGTGCCGCTGGTATCGAAGATCGGCGACTATATCACGTCCGCCGGCGGCAAACGCCTGCGCCCCCTACTGGTGCTGCTGTGCGGCAAGGCTCTGGGCCGCGAGGGCGACGACCTGCGCCTGCTGGCAGCGACCATAGAGTTCCTGCACACCGCCACCCTGCTGCATGACGACGTGGTCGACATGTCCGGCATGCGCCGTGGCCGCTCCACCGCCAACGCCCTGTGGGGCAACGCGCCGAGCGTGCTGGTGGGCGACTTCCTCTATTCGCGCTCGTTCGAGATGATGGTCGAGCTGGGCTCGATGCCGGTCATGCAGATCCTCTCCAAGGCCACCCGGGTGATCGCCGAAGGTGAAGTGCTGCAGCTGTCGCGCGTGCGTGACGCCAGCACCACCGAGGAAATCTACATGGAGGTCATCCGCGGCAAGACCGCGATGCTGTTCGAAGCCTCGACCCACAGCGCCGCGGCCCTGGCCGGCGCCACGGACGCGCAGCGCGAGGCCCTGCGTACCTTCGGCGACCACCTGGGCGTGGCCTTCCAGCTGGTCGACGACCTGCTCGACTACAAGGGCGACTCCGAGACCCTGGGCAAGAACGTCGGCGACGACCTGGCCGAAGGCAAGCCGACCCTGCCGCTGATCTACACCATGCGCGAAGGCACCGCGGAGCAGGCCGCGCTGGTGCGCCAGGCGATCCAGAAAGGTGGCCTGGAGGACCTGGAGCAGATCCGCATCGCCGTCGAGGCATCCGGCGCCCTGGACTACACCGCGCAGATGGCCCGCGACTACGTCGCCCGCGCCATCGCCTGCCTGGAAGTGCTGCCGGCCAGCGAGTACCGGGATGCACTGGTAGAGCTGAGCGAGTTTGCCGTAGCGCGTACGCACTGA
- the rplU gene encoding 50S ribosomal protein L21, which translates to MSYAVIVTGGKQYKVAEGEFLKIEKLEVATGESVTFDRVLLVANGEEVTIGAPVVAGAKVVAEVVSQGRHDKVRIIKFRRRKHHMKRMGHRQWFTEIKITGIQA; encoded by the coding sequence ATGTCTTACGCAGTAATCGTTACCGGCGGCAAGCAGTACAAAGTCGCTGAAGGTGAATTCCTCAAGATCGAAAAACTGGAAGTCGCCACTGGCGAATCCGTGACCTTCGATCGCGTTCTGCTGGTCGCCAACGGTGAAGAAGTCACCATCGGTGCTCCAGTTGTTGCTGGTGCTAAAGTAGTGGCCGAAGTCGTTTCGCAAGGCCGTCACGACAAGGTTCGCATCATCAAGTTCCGTCGTCGTAAGCACCACATGAAGCGCATGGGCCACCGCCAGTGGTTCACCGAAATCAAAATCACCGGTATCCAGGCTTAA
- the proB gene encoding glutamate 5-kinase, producing MRSKVTGAKRWVVKIGSALLTADGKGLDRGAMAVWVEQMVALREAGVELVLVSSGAVAAGMSQLGWTTRPSAMNELQAAASLGQMRLVQAWESSFGEHGKHTAQILLTHDDLSDRKRYLNARSTLRTLVDLGVVPVINENDTVVTDEIRFGDNDTLAALVANLVEADLLVILTDRDGMFDADPRNNPEAQLIYEARADDPALDAVAGGTGGALGRGGMQTKLRAARLAARSGAHTIIIGGRIERVLDRLKAGERLGTLLSPERGMLAARKQWLAGHLQTRGTLVLDNGAVKALRESNKSLLPVGVKTVQGSFRRGEMVVCVGPDGLEVARGLANYSALEAQKIIGQPSDAIESLLGYSAEPELVHRDNLVLV from the coding sequence ATGCGAAGCAAGGTGACTGGCGCCAAGCGCTGGGTCGTGAAGATCGGCAGCGCGCTGCTGACCGCCGACGGCAAGGGCCTCGACCGGGGCGCGATGGCGGTGTGGGTCGAGCAGATGGTGGCTCTGCGTGAAGCGGGCGTGGAACTGGTGCTGGTCTCCTCCGGGGCCGTGGCGGCGGGCATGAGCCAGCTGGGCTGGACCACGCGACCGAGCGCGATGAACGAGCTGCAGGCCGCCGCCTCGCTCGGCCAGATGCGCCTGGTGCAGGCCTGGGAGTCGAGCTTCGGCGAGCACGGCAAGCACACCGCGCAGATCCTCCTGACCCACGACGACCTCTCCGACCGCAAGCGTTACCTCAACGCCCGCAGCACCCTGCGCACCCTGGTCGACCTGGGCGTGGTGCCGGTGATCAACGAGAACGACACCGTGGTCACCGACGAGATCCGCTTTGGTGACAACGACACCCTGGCGGCGCTGGTGGCCAACCTGGTGGAAGCCGACCTGCTGGTGATCCTCACCGACCGCGACGGCATGTTCGACGCCGACCCGCGCAACAACCCCGAGGCCCAGCTGATCTACGAAGCCCGCGCCGATGACCCGGCGCTGGACGCCGTGGCCGGCGGCACCGGCGGCGCGTTGGGCCGCGGTGGCATGCAGACCAAGCTGCGCGCCGCGCGCCTGGCCGCCCGTTCCGGCGCGCACACCATCATCATTGGTGGCCGTATCGAGCGCGTGCTCGACCGCCTCAAGGCCGGTGAGCGCCTGGGCACCCTGCTGTCGCCCGAGCGCGGCATGCTCGCCGCGCGCAAGCAGTGGCTGGCCGGCCACCTGCAGACCCGCGGCACCCTGGTGCTCGACAACGGTGCCGTGAAGGCCCTGCGCGAATCGAACAAGAGCCTGCTGCCGGTCGGCGTGAAGACCGTGCAAGGCAGCTTCCGCCGTGGCGAGATGGTGGTCTGCGTCGGCCCCGACGGCCTGGAAGTGGCCCGTGGCCTGGCCAACTACAGCGCCCTGGAGGCGCAGAAGATCATCGGCCAGCCGTCCGATGCCATCGAGAGCCTGCTGGGCTACAGCGCCGAGCCTGAGCTGGTGCACCGTGACAACCTGGTGTTGGTCTGA
- a CDS encoding FKBP-type peptidyl-prolyl cis-trans isomerase: MSELNLSTDESRVSYGIGRQLGGQLRDNPPPGVNLNAIVAGLTDAFNGADSRVSEEDLSAAFKVIREVMQAEAAAKAEAAAAAGKEFLADNAKREGIVTLASGLQYEVLTAGEGAKPSREDNVRTHYHGTLIDGTVFDSSYDRGQPAEFPVGGVIAGWTEALQLMNAGSKWRLYVPSELAYGAQGVGSIPPHSTLVFDVELLDVL; this comes from the coding sequence ATGTCCGAACTCAATCTGTCCACCGACGAATCCCGCGTCAGCTACGGCATCGGCCGTCAGCTGGGTGGCCAGCTGCGCGACAACCCGCCACCGGGCGTCAACCTGAACGCCATCGTCGCCGGCCTGACCGACGCCTTCAACGGCGCCGACAGCCGCGTCAGCGAAGAAGACCTGTCGGCGGCCTTCAAGGTCATCCGTGAAGTGATGCAGGCCGAAGCTGCTGCCAAGGCCGAAGCCGCCGCTGCCGCCGGCAAGGAATTCCTGGCTGACAACGCCAAGCGTGAAGGCATCGTGACCCTGGCCTCGGGCCTGCAGTACGAAGTGCTGACCGCAGGCGAAGGCGCCAAGCCGTCCCGCGAAGACAACGTGCGTACTCACTACCACGGCACCCTGATCGACGGCACCGTGTTCGACAGCTCCTACGATCGTGGCCAGCCTGCCGAATTCCCGGTTGGCGGCGTGATCGCCGGCTGGACCGAGGCCCTGCAACTGATGAACGCCGGCAGCAAATGGCGCCTGTACGTGCCGAGCGAGCTGGCCTATGGCGCGCAAGGCGTCGGCAGCATCCCGCCGCACAGCACCCTGGTGTTCGACGTCGAGCTGCTCGACGTTCTGTAA
- the cgtA gene encoding Obg family GTPase CgtA: MKFVDEVSIRVKAGDGGNGCMSFRREKFIENGGPNGGDGGDGGSVYMVADENLNTLVDYRYTRHHEAQRGQNGGSTDCTGKKGEDLFLRVPVGTTVIDASTQEVIGDLVTPGQKLMVAQGGWHGLGNTRFKSSTNRAPRQTTPGKPGDQRDLKMEMKVLADVGLLGLPNAGKSTFIRSVSAAKPKVADYPFTTLVPNLGVVSVDRWKSFVIADIPGLIEGASEGAGLGIRFLKHLARTRVLLHLVDLAPLDGSSPADAAEVIINELAQFSPALVDRERWLVLNKADMIMDDEKDERVKEVVERLNWDGPVYVISAIAKQGTEKLSHDLMRYLEDRADRLANDPAYAEELAELDQRIEDEARAQLQALDDARTLRRTGVKSVHDIGDDDDWDDFEDDEDGPEIIYVRD; encoded by the coding sequence ATGAAGTTTGTAGACGAAGTATCGATCCGGGTTAAGGCCGGTGACGGCGGCAACGGTTGCATGAGCTTCCGCCGCGAGAAATTCATCGAGAACGGTGGCCCCAACGGCGGCGACGGCGGTGACGGCGGCTCGGTGTACATGGTGGCCGACGAGAACCTCAACACCCTCGTCGACTATCGCTATACCCGCCACCACGAGGCCCAGCGCGGCCAGAACGGCGGCAGCACCGATTGCACCGGCAAGAAGGGCGAAGACCTGTTCCTGCGCGTGCCGGTCGGCACCACCGTGATCGACGCCTCCACCCAGGAAGTGATCGGTGACCTGGTCACTCCGGGCCAGAAGCTGATGGTCGCCCAAGGCGGCTGGCACGGCCTGGGCAACACCCGTTTCAAGTCGAGCACCAACCGTGCGCCGCGCCAGACCACCCCAGGCAAGCCGGGCGATCAGCGCGACCTGAAGATGGAAATGAAAGTCCTGGCCGACGTCGGTCTGCTGGGCCTGCCGAACGCCGGCAAGAGCACCTTCATCCGCTCGGTCTCGGCCGCCAAGCCGAAGGTCGCCGACTACCCGTTCACCACCCTGGTGCCGAACCTGGGCGTGGTCAGCGTCGACCGCTGGAAAAGCTTCGTCATCGCCGACATCCCCGGCCTGATCGAAGGCGCCTCCGAAGGTGCCGGCCTGGGTATCCGCTTCCTCAAGCACCTGGCCCGTACCCGCGTGCTGCTGCACCTGGTCGACCTGGCGCCGCTGGATGGCAGCAGCCCGGCCGACGCCGCCGAGGTGATCATCAACGAGCTGGCGCAGTTCAGCCCGGCGCTGGTCGACCGTGAGCGCTGGCTGGTGCTGAACAAGGCCGACATGATCATGGACGACGAGAAGGATGAGCGCGTCAAGGAAGTGGTCGAGCGCCTGAACTGGGACGGCCCGGTGTACGTGATCTCGGCTATCGCCAAGCAGGGCACCGAGAAGCTCAGCCATGACCTGATGCGTTATCTGGAAGACCGCGCCGACCGCCTGGCCAACGACCCGGCCTACGCCGAAGAACTGGCCGAGCTCGACCAGCGCATCGAAGACGAAGCCCGTGCCCAGCTGCAGGCCCTGGACGACGCCCGCACCCTGCGTCGCACCGGCGTCAAGAGCGTGCATGACATCGGCGACGATGACGACTGGGATGATTTCGAGGACGACGAAGACGGCCCGGAAATCATTTACGTGCGCGACTGA
- a CDS encoding zinc ribbon domain-containing protein YjdM, which translates to MSTLPPCPQCNSEYTYEDGTQLICPECAHEWSANGEAEAASDDVVKKDSVGNVLQDGDTVTVIKDLKVKGSSLVVKVGTKVKNIRLCDGDHDIDCKIDGIGAMKLKSEFVRKV; encoded by the coding sequence GTGAGCACTCTGCCACCCTGCCCCCAATGCAACTCCGAATACACCTATGAGGATGGCACCCAACTGATCTGCCCCGAATGCGCCCACGAATGGTCGGCCAACGGCGAAGCCGAAGCCGCCAGCGACGACGTGGTGAAAAAGGATTCGGTCGGCAACGTCCTGCAGGACGGCGACACCGTCACCGTGATCAAGGATCTCAAGGTCAAGGGTTCGTCCCTGGTGGTCAAGGTCGGCACCAAGGTCAAGAACATCCGCCTGTGCGACGGCGACCACGACATCGACTGCAAGATCGACGGCATCGGCGCGATGAAACTCAAGTCCGAGTTCGTGCGCAAAGTCTGA